TATCTGACTTTCCCTCTACCACAGCTTTTGCATTCATTTGCCAATCCTTTAATGCAAGGTGATATCTGACAATTGTGAGACATGCTGTGGCAAAGGGCATTTGcgagacatactgtacatgagcTCATACTAACATATTGCCATCTACATGTATATATAACATAACAATTAAAACATCACAATACATTACAGTACCTAGTCACAGTTTATATTCGCCCACTGCACAGTCCATGAGGTTAACCTCAGCCCCTGAAATCTGCTGGGCAAATGTTTGCCATTCTCTGTGAGGTATAAATAGCAGAGGCGGTATGTTCAAGAGGGTGTGAGGGTCTTGCACAGTCTTTGACATGCATGAGCGGACAGGTACACAGAGAGCGAGTGCTAACCCAGCTGAACATGCCACATATGCCCCGTGGGACACGATATATAATAGCCCCCCGTGGCCTGGCTTCACATCGCTCACCCCTCCAACAGAGTGGGCAGAGTGAGCGGCAGCAGATAACAGTGAGTGTACATCGCTGGTTAATGGAAGTCGAGACGGAAAGTGTGTAAAGAGGCAGCACGAGGGCCCTGGTATGGAGATAGATAGGGTGTTCGGTCCTGCTCAGGATGATGAAAATGATGTGTGGCTCAATGCACTGCAAATGTATTAGAGATGTGTGATAAGCCATTTTGAAATGATGAGTTTATGATGTGCTTTATCACATGTAAGAGGTGCccaggtgtggagatggagACCTGGGAAATAATGTGTGTCAGAATGTATTGCAAAGGCATGAGAGATGTGCAACAAGCCATACTGAAATAATCAGTTTAATACTATGATGTGTTTTATCACATGTAAGAGAATCGCAAGGCCAAGTTAAAAACAAATTGCCTAATTATTAAGATGGTGATAGCCCTACATGATGAAAGGTGATACCAATGTACAGTGACGCGTGAGAAATTAAGCAGTGCCTTGATCATTTGGCTaattaacaaattaacaggcAGTGAGTCCTCAGACTTCTCATCTCATTGTATTCGGTGTCCTGAGGACGTCAAAGCACAGCAGGATGTTCAACTCTCCGGGCACTCCCTCTGGGAAGCTGGCGGCGAGTTGGAGCTGGGGGACAGTGCTGGTGTgcacctccccctcccacatCTGGCTCCTCTGGTTGAGGCGCAGCTCCGTGTGGTCCTGTCCGATGACGTTCACTTTTATCGCCCTGGGGACTTTCACGCAGAAACGCACCATGGACATGGGCTCCAAATGGCCCGTGCGTGGCTCGAAGAGAACACAACCACAGTCATTCCAGATCGAATAGCTGAGGGGGAACGGAGGCAGGGTGCCGTCCCAGTCGTTGCGCAGCACGTAGTCGCATATGTGGGATAAGGAGGTAGAGGTCGCAGGCCCACCGAACAGGCTAAGACAGTAGATCCCTGTCCCTGGCAGAGCTACACTGACCGTGACATCCTTCCCATCACAGGAGAGGAGCACGTAGCGAGACAGGGGGTTCTTGGATTGCTGACGTTCCTGTCTTGACAGATTAGCTTGGAGTTTCATACTCCGCTGATTGCGAAAGGTGATACTACATTGCCCCCGCTGAGTGTTTATTATGGCTCTGGTGTGGCTGAAATCAGTAAGACCGGCTTTAAGCGTTTCATTGCCAGGCCCACAGTTATTGCTCAGACCTGGTGGGAAGAGTTTATTGATGTTAATGACGGCACTGCTCGTACAATGCAGTAGGAACGTACCAACAGGACTGTATGAGTTACTCGTGCTGTCATTATCCTTTACAAACACTACCAGCCGATAATAGCCCACATAAGGGCAGAGAATGTGGCAGTTGAGCTGGTCAGGTTCACTTTGTGTGGCCACGCATCTCTTGGCCAGCGCTTCATCCAGGTCTTTGTGGGAAAGTGTGCACAGCATCATCAGAGGCCGGCTGGTTTGGAGCACCATCTCAAAAGTGGCAGACTCCAGCATGATCTCGGCCTGATATTGGCATGGTTTGAGCCCCATGTTCTTTGAGTTCTGATCCAGGCCCCAGGACTTGGATGGGTTCTCGGGGAAGCTGTCTAAAGGCGAAGGCTTGGGACATTCCAGCAGGAAGTTGCAGACCTCTGGGAGTTCACCAGACGTTTTCGCTGTTCGAGCAAACAAAGTCACGTCGAAGGACCCCTGGGTCGGGGGTCGAAGTCGCATCTTCATGTGAGTGGTGGTGACAGTGAGGAGAGCGGCAGAGGTGCTCAACTCTCTCTGTATATTGCCACTGCGCTGACAGATCCGGTAGGAGAACTCCAGAGGCTCTGGGAAAGTCATGGAAACAGTGGCCTCACCATTCTCTGAaatggaaaaagagaaaggTAAAGATGTTTATTGACCTAACAACATataaagcaggggtctcaaacacccggcccgcgggccaaatccggcctgCGTCCGGCCCAATTctggcccgcgacgtatgtcaaaataataatgtaatccggcccttgagactatttttaattgcgacaaacaacgatactgattaaaatagacgatagttccaagtacggtgacaaatctcatttgtactctgctccactatgtgctagacatccagagcttcattcaaacccaaaatcgctgcgcaaagttttcaggaaatacttgtattaggctacacgcgagaaacacaaagacgtgcatttgtaataacgcggaagcgatgcaggccatagtgttgcataaattgaagcagaaattaagcagaaataggcctacactaaatgttgaaaaacgtttacatgtgatgaagtcttaggtaggctatgttattcacctattctaaatctgaagaagaatatccttttggagattatgatccatcgtctattgaatggaggtgcgtttgtgtgtagcctatacgacggtgtccactaagcataccatggttatttcgaccctctgcccaacatcgcttggaggttgcagtggtaatcgtgatgattgtgtccgtaatggacgtggtacagacagcagggctagtagaaatagggctctaaactacaaagtcacccgcaatatgatgcgaacttctgggtactcagattacccgcgataggaactgatttgaccagaatactttattgtaggccttgtggtttagaaaccatatacatcttaggtgttgtgttttaaatgttttcctgttaatttgttatgtgggtaatatgaaaaaaggaaagtaaacctgctcaaatatgttcatccagtatttactgaaaggtgcataatttgaggtgcttgccatccagtgtaaaatatttttatttataagctaaggttgctagcacatgtgtctaaaactagataaaaacacttgcactttctgtttgcagttttgtgtggtatttgaaaaaaagaacattgcattttcagaaatagccggccctccaatcagatgacgttggcagaattggcccccagctcatttgagtttgagacccctgatatAAAGGAAACAGCAGACAAACAGGAATAATAACATTGTAATACATTAGGATACCCCTACTAATTTAACATCAGACAATTGTTCACCAGTTGACGAGCAATGTTTGACTTGCTCGACTTGCCTTTCACGGTATGTATTATGACAAATCCTCCTAACGAGATAGGAATGCAAACCTGTGACCAGCAGGAAGTGTGTGGGATGGTGAAGTGTCAGTCCCAGCTGGAAAAATCGGGAAGTTTTTAGGACCCTTTTCCGGAACTCCTCCAGCGAGATAGGCTGCCTGAGAAGTTGCCACTCCACGTCATCTGGGAAGTGGTCACTAATGAACATATCTGGGTCCGGCAGGAAGTAGAACTCATTGTAGCTGGACAAGAGACAAAAATATGTTTGATTTTTATATGGATTTTTATTAGTTGCTTAGTTATTTCTGCATGGCGTTTAATTAACATTTTCCTATGGCCTTTTTAAaacttttttaacttttttaacaCATTTCATTGACCTTTTCCATTACAGCAGTGAATTGCACTATCTCACGTATAAGACAAGTGGCAAGGCAACCTGTCTCACCATTTGTTGAAGACTCTTTTGGTGAAGTCCACATTTCCTGCTCCCCAGCATGAGTCCAGCAGGTACCAGTGACCCTGGATACGCACAGCGTTCCAAGCGTGGTCAGACTTGGTGGGTTCAGCATGAAGACCAGGCCGGTAGCTGGCACCTTTGCTGTGACCACTCACCTCCTGGCACTCGATCCCAACCTCACTGCAGGACCACACAAGAGGGCAGTGGAGAAGAGCAAATCACCAGAATGTGTTAATATGGATTGTCCCAATTCTTTTATAGGTTTACATGAACCAGAAGAGTTTCTAGAGCAAATTGTGAGTGCTTTTGTAGCACTActgaataattaattaattcatctctctttatgtgtttctttttctctatATGGAGGGCTTCACAGGTTTCTGTCATCAAGTGGTCAATGTGAGAGGTCAGGAGGTCAACCTACCTGCACATTTGCATGCACAACCTTGAGTATCCACAACAGATGCCTCGGCCAGTCTCGATGACCCGCTGAGGTGAGGTGATCTTCTCAGTCATCCCCAAGTATCCGCTTACATCATATTCTATACAGAGACATCCAAGCACACTCTCATCATGTCATCTAAATAATTATACAGCTACAGAGATGGCGTCTCAAGCCATGACAACGACTACGGCTACACAACAACAGtgacacattaatacaaatGTTATGGCATGGTATGACTTACTCAGAATTTAGAATGCATCTAAATTTGAATTAACTGCTCCCTCCACATAATTAAACACTGCAATATTCATTAACCAAATGTATCTCTGGTTGTCTAGCACTGTCTGGCTGTGTACACAAATATAAACTCATATTGGGTGTTTAAGGACACTCGTAATCTCTTTCGCAGTATTGCAATGTTCAGCCTTTGGCAAACAGCATATTCTTCTCCTTGACACCAAGGTCTTATCTGGTCAGGAATCTTGAGCACATATTGGTCTATAATGATTTAATCCTCCCAAAGCCTAATAAACGAGCTTGCCAAGTTTGCAAGCTCACGATGTCAATGAATCTGTGGCAAGTTTTTTTGGGGCCCTATTTAGCATGGCTACAATGTAATCCTGCTAATTCATGATTGTAAGCCAGTGTAATATTaactattaatattattaaaagtGGCTATGAAGCAACAGACTTGGGTATGGATATTACGATGTCAGGAGTATCGAATAGAATGATGATTAGAGTTATGGAACTGACCAATGTTGTGGCACAGCCAGATCCAGATAGCCCTTAACTTTTGCAGGTCTGTCGCTGCACCCACAGTGATGTCTTGAGTGATGGCCTTCACAGAGAAGATCCTCTTTCTCCTCAGCTGCAAAAGAAAACAATATGATATAATttttgacacacatacatacacacagaaatgtcTTTTAAGTAGTGATATCCACCAGCCAAAAAGTCGGTTTCTGCTGGCCTGGTTTCTAGACCCTTGGGGAGATGTTTGCACTTTGGACCTCTGGGCACCAGTTTAATATATGTTCTTATCAGAGACCGAGATAACAGTCAAATGATAATGCGATAATCTCACCTCCTCTCCGGCCTTGATGGCATGGGCATCAATCTGGCTGAAGACGGCTGGGCTTGGGAACAGGTGCTTTTTGAGCTTCCTGCTGCTCTTCCGCCTCCTGAGGCTCCCCCTGGCACTTCTCTGTGAGGCTCGGAGTTTGCCGCCGCGTTGAATGTCGTTATCACCGATTTTACCGCCGTCCGTCGTGTCTTCCCCACGTTTCGGGAAAATGTCATTGAGTGGCCTTCTCTCTACGGCATACCCTTTCCCTTTCTGGCTACGCTTTGTGCCGCTCTTCCTTCTCCTGGTGCTTCTTTGTTTGCTTCTTTGTGTATCAGTAGCTTGTGTGCCTCCCAAATGTGCAGCTTGCGCATTGTCATCTATCTCCATATATATATGTGATGTTTTAtcggtgtctgtgtttgttgacACTTCAGTCGGAGGTTTTCTCTGTTGGTTCTGACCACGTTGAGCTCCATTGCTCCTTCGGCGCTTTGTGCTAGCCCTCCCAGTCTTCCGTGAGGTCATGCTTCCTTTCTTTCCCACTATAACTcttcccttctttttctttttgcttttgggcttcctttcttttttacgCACCTCCTTCAACCTTGTGATGACAGCACCCATCTTgtcttgtctttgtgtgtttcaaTAGTGTCTGGAAAGAGATGGAAATCTTTGCTTAAATGTGCATTtgagaaataatttaaatttaatttaatgtatCTCAAAATCAATTCAGAAGTTCTACTGTATATCTTGGACACAACCTTTACTGTGCCATCAAAGTAAAGTGTCAGTTCATCTTCTCACAAGGACACAATACTTCACTCTGTCCTCAAAGTGAAGTGTCATCTTATTTTGCAGATTACAAGAGCATAACAAGAGCATACAATTAAttaatatgcaaacattcacttTACTCCAGTATATTTCATTGTGCATTCTTCAAATCAACTTGCCGGTATAGAGCTCCTCTTTCTTAAATACGCCTTGAATATACCTCTCTAACATATTGTATCCCTCAAcctctgctgtgctctgctctcaCTGTGCAAATGTTTTCAGGACCTTGGCTGTCTTGTTTCATTCTTCTAATTTCTAACTTCACTGTTTCTGATTGATGATATTCAAGTTCCTGGACTGAAGAAAGGGTCAGAAATCTtaatttaatataaaattaatttattaaaaatgaatacatttttgttttagTCTTTCATGTGAGTTCgagtcaaatattttttttttaatttgagtCTTTCTCTCCTGTGAATAATCAAATTCCCTCTGGTATTCTTGGAACTGTCTCCTGGAGTGAAGGAGACAAGCTATTTCATCTGATCACTGATGAGTGTATCTATTCAAAACAGCATAATGTAAAAATAATAGCTTAAATAATGTAGTACCTCGTTTCATGTCAGCTATCAAAAAGAAATACTGAACACTAAAGTGTCTCTGTCTTTTCATGCATTCAGTATCTGAATCATACCACATTAAGCAGTAGCTTTTGTCCAAGATGACATCACGGCCATGGACATTTCAACCACTGGAGTTTAAATCAAGCAATTCACTATCGTCTTCACAGCTCTCTTTAAATGGCGGTGTGAGACTTTGTTTTAGTGCGTCAGTCTGTCTGTGCAGTCTTACCTTTATTCCTTCTTTGACAGCGGTGCACCTTGTTCTGGCAAgtggtgtatctgtgtgtctagACTTTCATCTACTTCTCTCTGATCCCACCATCATCTGCAATGGATCTCCTCTCCTGAACACCTTGCGAATATTATCCCTTGCGCCTAGCTACAGGCTGAAGTCCACATTATAGGATTTACCAGAAATTAGGAAGACAGATAAAGGTTAATGTTGACAGGGGTGGAGTATCAGCTGTGCCAATACCTTCCAGTAATCTCCTCGTTGGCGCTGATACAATGTTTGTTCAAGTGCATTTTACATTACAGTTCTGCATTCAAATTTACTCATTGGCATTCTGTCATTTGTTCTCTAGCACCGCATTTTAACTTCTACAACAAATTCGTCCATTTCCTAGTGTTATATTTCCACATGCATACAATATCCCCAAAGATGAATAGTGTAGTGAGAGGGAAACTGAAAGCTTAAGCCTGCaggagaaaataaaataataaaatgacgCTGTTGTGTCGTTATGGGCTCCCTATCAACAGAATGAGTTGGTCCGGCGTACTTTGGccctgtgctgtggtgtgttaGTCATATGGAGGTAGTGGCAATGGATATCCAATGTGGAACCACACCCTTTATTATAGTCAGCTGTAAAACTGCAGAGCTGGGTGTGTCAGGGACAGTGGGCgcttgtgtgagtgcatgtctgGGAAAGGAGTTCCCTGCTGCTTTATCTTGTGGGACTGGCTGGTACTGACCAGGTTTTCGAGTGACCAGTGTCCCCGGATGGGCCTCAGGTTTACTGGTATAGGTTACTTCCCTCTCTGTGAACTTTATGTCTTTATCTTTATATAATTCATATAACTTATAATATAAGTTCTCTTGTCCTTGAGCCTAAACAAAACCATTATGTTTGCCTTAGAGTTGGATATCTTATCAAAAGATAGACTATCTACTGGTATCTATAAAGACTACTGTTTACATATTAACACACTACTCTGCACTGTGATAAATATATCTGGATATTTATTGAAGCCTTCTCAGATTGGTTGTGTGACTGGTTTCAATGATTTACAGATGCACATTACAATTATAGAAACAAATCAAACATATAGCATTGAAAGCAGATTGCACTTCTTATTGTTTTGCATTTCGGAAAGGAACACAGTACCACATGTAAATCTTGGCAACAAAATACTCCATAAATATATagtaatacatacatacataaaacataatacataatacatgaATTTTAATCAAGGTCCTCATGATTCGATTTACAGCAAAGGACACATGAAGGAAACATGTCACCACTTTTTTGTAATTTCACAGTTCATATCTTGTCATCAACCCATAACTCATTGCTTCCCAGCCCATCGCGAGCCTCAGCACCTCTCTCCATTCAAACTGATGGTCGTGCCATAAAAAGTAAGttgcttattttttattttagaacGGTGCagcaaattacttttttgatgTTGTTACATCTTCATCAGTCTGTGATGCTCGTGTCCATCTCACAGTTCATTTTGTCCAGTCAGAACATCAAAAGACATGACGATGGCCATGTTGTTGTTAGAGCCTCCCCCACAGCCTGCAGTACCGGCAGTGGCCAGTTTGAGCTGGGTGGCGCTGTTTCCCGTAAacacctccccctcccacacgcGGCTCTTGTTGAGCTGCAGCTCGACACGCTGCTCACCCTGCACACTCACGCGCTGGGCGCCCGGCACCCGCACCCGGAACCGCACCCAGGTGCCCGGCTCCAGCAGGCCGCTGCGGGGCTCGAACAGCACGCTGCCCCGCTGCCAGGC
The Alosa alosa isolate M-15738 ecotype Scorff River chromosome 21, AALO_Geno_1.1, whole genome shotgun sequence genome window above contains:
- the LOC125286374 gene encoding kyphoscoliosis peptidase-like — encoded protein: MGAVITRLKEVRKKERKPKSKKKKKGRVIVGKKGSMTSRKTGRASTKRRRSNGAQRGQNQQRKPPTEVSTNTDTDKTSHIYMEIDDNAQAAHLGGTQATDTQRSKQRSTRRRKSGTKRSQKGKGYAVERRPLNDIFPKRGEDTTDGGKIGDNDIQRGGKLRASQRSARGSLRRRKSSRKLKKHLFPSPAVFSQIDAHAIKAGEELRRKRIFSVKAITQDITVGAATDLQKLRAIWIWLCHNIEYDVSGYLGMTEKITSPQRVIETGRGICCGYSRLCMQMCSEVGIECQEVSGHSKGASYRPGLHAEPTKSDHAWNAVRIQGHWYLLDSCWGAGNVDFTKRVFNKCYNEFYFLPDPDMFISDHFPDDVEWQLLRQPISLEEFRKRVLKTSRFFQLGLTLHHPTHFLLVTENGEATVSMTFPEPLEFSYRICQRSGNIQRELSTSAALLTVTTTHMKMRLRPPTQGSFDVTLFARTAKTSGELPEVCNFLLECPKPSPLDSFPENPSKSWGLDQNSKNMGLKPCQYQAEIMLESATFEMVLQTSRPLMMLCTLSHKDLDEALAKRCVATQSEPDQLNCHILCPYVGYYRLVVFVKDNDSTSNSYSPVGTFLLHCTSSAVININKLFPPGLSNNCGPGNETLKAGLTDFSHTRAIINTQRGQCSITFRNQRSMKLQANLSRQERQQSKNPLSRYVLLSCDGKDVTVSVALPGTGIYCLSLFGGPATSTSLSHICDYVLRNDWDGTLPPFPLSYSIWNDCGCVLFEPRTGHLEPMSMVRFCVKVPRAIKVNVIGQDHTELRLNQRSQMWEGEVHTSTVPQLQLAASFPEGVPGELNILLCFDVLRTPNTMR